Below is a window of Thermodesulfomicrobium sp. WS DNA.
GCTCTTGGAAGTTATCGGGGTGTATTGTCCCCAATGCCACAAACAGGCCCCAGGGTATAACTCGCTGTATGGCCGTTTGCAGAAAGGCAAGACCAAAGGGCGGGTGGCCATGTTTGCGGTGGCCGCCGGCGGCACGGACCTGGAGGTGGCCCAGGCTCGGGAAAGCATGTATCGCTTCCCCGTGGTGAGTGATCCCAACTATGTGGCCCACAAGGCCTTGGGAGAACCCTTGACCCCATACACCATCGTGTGTCGTGCCGACGGCACCATTGTCTGGGCGCATCTGGGCGTGGTGGAGGACGTGAGCGAACTCTACGCCCGCATTCGCGATCTCTTGCCCTAGAGGCGGTCATGCTCGGCGATAGCTGCCAGCCGTTGCGCGATGATCTGGAACGCACTGCCTATCATTTGGAAGTGCTGCGGGATGTGGCAGCCCAGATTGAGGCCACGCGCAAGCCGCGGGCCATCCTCGAAACGGTGCTACTCTCCGCCATGGGGGGGCTTGGAGCATCGAGTGGATGCGCGCTCCTGGTCGTGGGCGAGGGCATCCAGGACTGTATTGGCAAGGGGCTTGCCTGTGATCCGGAGGCGGTGCCGCCAGAGCTTCTGCTCCCTGTGCTGGAGCGGGTGCGTTCGTCACGCCATCCGGTGGCCGTGAACGCCGCGCAATGGGCGCGGTGGCCGTGGCCGGTAGCGGCCGCTTTGGGTCTGCCGGTGGAGAGTGAGCAGGCGGCGCTGCTTCTCCTGGGCCCGTCTTTGGGGGCAGGTGCGTATGACGACGAGGACATGCGCTTTTTGCACACCCTCGGGGTGCTGCTCCAGGTAAGCTTGCGATTTGCCTTGGCCGGTATGCGGGAAGAGCTCCTTTCCGCACAGCTGGTGC
It encodes the following:
- a CDS encoding TlpA disulfide reductase family protein, which translates into the protein MKKLLMALGIWVLGAVSVGAQPLGPGASIAQIRFPAPHLAEDAATLGVKPGGFFTVKDLGADLVLLEVIGVYCPQCHKQAPGYNSLYGRLQKGKTKGRVAMFAVAAGGTDLEVAQARESMYRFPVVSDPNYVAHKALGEPLTPYTIVCRADGTIVWAHLGVVEDVSELYARIRDLLP